The DNA window CACCCAGCATGTAGTCTTCGGACGAAGACGTAGACGTGCGCATTGCATAAATGCCGATGGCAATCATGAGCGCAAAGTAAGCAAAAAGACTGATCCAAACACCAATAGCCATAAGGCTCCTCCGGTTTAATGAGTCGGATTATATCCGCTCTTCAAGCGCAGCTCTGACGCTCAGGCCAGCCCACTACGCTGTTATTCTTGTCTAGCCGATGACATCCTCACTGAAGCGAAGCGTACCTCGCCCGGATACTCCTTCAATATAGTTAAACCTCAGTGTTTTGCGACTGAAATCAACAACAAATCGGCTATACGGGACTTCAGGCTACACAAGTTAGTATTACTACCGACCCACGGCTTACGAAATCCTACGATTCTTTTGCACAATCCTCCGGTACTGCGCATTAATACCGAATTTATGCGACATTTTCGCGAATTTGGAGCCTTGAGGGCGTTGTGCCTTTATATTTGCGCAACGCATTGGTAAGAGCACTTTGGGATGAGAAGCCTGTTCGGTAACTGATTTCAGACACCGACAGCTGGCTAGTGGCGAGCAAACTGGCGGCCTGCTCTAGACGGGTTTGTAACAAAAACTGGTGCGGAGTAATCCCAGCCACTTCCCGGAAAATTTCGTGGAACCGGCTAACACTCAAACAGGCTTGACCGGCCAAATCCTTAACAGTGATTTTCCGGTACAGGTTATCCAGAATAAAACGGCGGGTTGCTGCTGGGCTCACACTGTGACGACTCGGCTTAATCGACGTTCCATCGACCACCCGATCCGCCATGCTATACAAAATACTCCCAGCTAAATGACGGTGCAGCGGCACGTTGTCCGGTGCCCGATCAAATTCACCCGCGGCAAATTGAACCAGCCCCTGCAAGCGGTGATCCATCTGAACGGTACAGGGCTTATCGAACATTCGGGCGAGTAATTCGTACTCTCTATGAGCTGCAGACTCAAGTGCAGGGCTCTGGGGATCGAGATTAATCACCAATACATGATTTTTCTGATCACCACAGTAATCGTGTTCAATCTCTGTGGGTACCAAACACGCTTTCCAAGTATCGAGATACGCGCCGAGCCCATCGACACACAACTCGGCCGCGCCACGGACCCCAACAACAACCTGATGATGCTCGTGGTGATGTTGCTGAGCGTTCGCGGGAAGCTTTACGATCCTGGCATCTAGCATGACCCTACCCTGCCAGCAGAGGCGCTTTGGCCAATGCTCTAAGCAACGCTGTGACGCTCTCTGAAACCTGCTCCAGCGGCAACGCGGCATTTACAATATGGTATTGGCAGGGATTCGCCGTAGCGCGTTCCAGGTAACTATTGCGAACACGCTGGAAAAACTCGACATGTTCCTGCTCGAATCGGTCTAGCTCCCCGCGATGTTTTGCACGCGCCATTCCAGTTTCTACAGGCGCATCCAGCAAAATAACGTGATCAGGGCGCACGTCGCCCTGCACCAG is part of the Marinobacter sp. JH2 genome and encodes:
- a CDS encoding AraC family transcriptional regulator, which gives rise to MLDARIVKLPANAQQHHHEHHQVVVGVRGAAELCVDGLGAYLDTWKACLVPTEIEHDYCGDQKNHVLVINLDPQSPALESAAHREYELLARMFDKPCTVQMDHRLQGLVQFAAGEFDRAPDNVPLHRHLAGSILYSMADRVVDGTSIKPSRHSVSPAATRRFILDNLYRKITVKDLAGQACLSVSRFHEIFREVAGITPHQFLLQTRLEQAASLLATSQLSVSEISYRTGFSSQSALTNALRKYKGTTPSRLQIRENVA